The Denticeps clupeoides chromosome 1, fDenClu1.1, whole genome shotgun sequence genome segment CTCGTGGTAGGAcataaagtcccaggttcaaaccccacttactaccgtcgtgtccctgagcaagacacttaaccctgagtgtctccagggggggactgtccctgtaactactgcctgtaaggcgctctggataagggcgtctggtaaatgccagaaacCTAAATGATACGATGACGCTTCAGTCCCAGTTTTGCACTGAAaaggctcattaaaaaaaaaaaattgttataaaccaaaaaatcacgaatagtttaaaagagcaaacaaaattactttgcacaaaattactttgcacaaaatctttgcgcttttcactttactgcttttttttatggttcttttctttaaacattgtctttcactcatttgcacaccttcaccctacctgttacacatattttatgttaaagacgtaaaagtgtaatatttggttatgtttgcaatatttgcatattggttcattgtttacttgcaccATTTGcgatttcactgcatatcacaccgtgtatgacaatgtatgtgacaaataaaatttgaatttgaataatttgTAACAACTTTAATAATCCGTTACAGCGAATATCTCACCATTGCCGTGATGTAAATGAACCAGGCAGCCGGTATATTTACATGCTCAAATATGAGCCAGATTGCTTCAGTACTTTCCAGTGTACGGTTGGGTTTTAAGGCGTGGCGCTTCTGCTCGGCAACGCGCTGCTTTTTATTGCGCCGCCGTGCCGGATTAAAGTATAAAAGTTGTCGATTTTGTAAGTAATTCGATTTGATTTCGTTAAGCCGCTTTGTGGCCCTACGTCAGCTTGTCAGCTGCCCGGGCCGAGTGGCACTTGAAGTGCCGGCGTGCCGGCGTGTGCCATGCGGCGTCAGTCGCCCAATCAGAGTGTCAGAGGGCGGCGCCCCCGGGCACCAGCACacgcaaacaaacaaacaaacaaagctcCTTCTCCCAGGGTTCCCACGCCGCCGTCCACAGGCCGTCAAAAACCTTCTAGTCCCGGCCTCGGTGTCCCAAAACCCGGACAAACATTCTCATGTTCCGTTCTTACTTAAATGACCtcgtcttttaaaaaaaatcactattcacacacacacatgcagtagaGGCCAAAACCTTCTCGTCCAGCgtcttttctttatcttcacgaccatttacgttggtagattctcactgaaggcatcagaactatgaatgaacacatgtggagttctgtacttaacaaaaaaaggtgaaataagtgaaaacatgttttatattctagtttctttgctctgattactgctttgaacactcttggcattctctcgatgagcttcaagaggtcgtcacctgaaatgcttctccaacagtcttgaaggagttcccagaggtgtttagcacttgttggtccagctcaccccaaaccatctggattgggttcaggtccggtgactgtggaggtcaggtctccactttttgttaagtacagaactccacatgtgttcattcatagttctgatgcctccagtgagaatctaccaacgtaaatggtcgtgaagaTAAAGAGAACGCGTTGAATGAGACGGTGTCCAGactcttggcctgtactgtgtatgtatTAAATGTCCCTGCAGCACGGCGGGGGACCGTCTTATTCCCTCTCCCAATATTTGTTTGGCGTAAAGAGCCCTGGCCGGGTTTTGTCCCGCTCCGCCCCCCAAGAGGGAAGTGCAGCGGTCGTTTATTTGGTGAATGCCGCCGGCGGGCCGTCGCAGGAGGGGAGACGCCTGAGAGGATGCCATTTATTTACGTGCAAATGAGTCTGTAATTAGCCTCGCCTCATTTGCAGGGGGAattagtgtctgtgtgtgtgtgtgttgttgttgccTTAAGCACACTTTTGTGCTCCTCTCTTGACCCTCTTGTCCTCTGCAATGCGCCGGGCCGGTGATAAGGAGATAATACTAATTAGTTCTCCTCCCAATTGCTTGTTAATTGTGTTGGTTTACGGGCCCGCGGTATTACACCCCCCCCGGCCACCCCCGCCCGCCTGGCCACTCCAAAAATCAACAGCCGAGGCCGACGATTTCAGCCTAATTAATtatgccaagtgtgtgtgtgtgtgtgtgtgtgtgtggatacacATTCGGAAGGAAATGCCTGTTTACTGTCTCTTTAAATATTTGCCAGGAGGCccgtggggtttttttttcttcgttgTTTTGACGAAGCGGTCGTTAATTACGGCGCCgattgacatttttaacattttgtttgttaTGTACGTGGAATACGTGTGTAAGACGTATTTTCCCATCCCGCACCTAAACTTCAGGAATCTGtcatttaattgtttatttctgcaataaaataaaagtgtccCTACTCCTGACGTGTCCCCGCAGGACGTTAATGAAATCATATCACGTTTCATAGGAtctcctgctcacacacacacacacacacacacacacacctcagctaTACTGTCCTCTTATGATTCATCTTGTTCTAGCGGCTTGGGTGTGGTTAAGCAGATTTCGTCTCAGTCTGTTCTCAAAGTGTTAAACTGATTGGGGCAGaaggcaggagtgtgtgtgtgtgtgtgtgtgtgtgagtgtgtgtgtgagtgtgagcaagAGATGATGTCTGAAACCAGCTTGAGTCAGATTAATGCTGTGTGATCTATGCTGAACTCACTTCTCTCTTTCTGCACGcatgcacatgtacacactcacacacacacacacacacacacactcgatcaAATTCGTACCGTAGgaccttattattattattattattattattattattattattgattttgtTCGGTCCATATGTGCTCTAACGAGTTCTTTACACCAAATCAATATGGATTTATTCCACATTCGATTATAAAAGCTCCGACCTTAAATATCGACCCCTCACCTGACTGCGACCTCGCCGGGGCCGGCCAGCGTAATCCCGCCAGGCCCGGCCGCGGTTATTATATGGCGTATTCCAGATTGTGGGCGTGGCTGGGGTGGAGGTACCTGTGGACTGCGCCCCGTTTGTAAGACAGATGCTCGAGCTCAGTCGGATTAATAGGAACCTCGTCCCTCAGGAGCCCCATTAATGCCGGGCAGATTTGCATGGTGTAAGACCCTGACCCCGGCCAGCGCTTTTTTAACGTCTTGGCCCGGCGTGCCGAGGGATCCGGTGTCGCTCTGTCCAGATTAATTAAAAGAGCATTAGTTGGTCGGGGCTCTTAGCCGCTTTAGCTAACGCGCGTCTCAAAACGTCCTCTCGGTCAAAGGGAAGCTCGCATGTGACACCGATTTTCATGGCCTAAGAGCCGCGCCGGGGGGGTTAAAGGCAATCCTCATTAAAACCGGCACCGGCGTGCTGGACAGCCGGGCGGggctcttcttctttttcttcctggAAGTTTAAGTAACAAATGAATTAACGGAACGATCCGAAATAGCCGGATAAGGCCGGCGCGTCGCGGTGGAATTCCGAGTCGCCATGAGGCAGAGAACAGAAAACTGAATAACGCGACACGCACGAACATGGAGATCTTATTAACGGAATACGCtttatacacacagtacaggccaaacatctggacaccttctcattcaacgtgttttcttctcactgaaggtcttgaaggagttcccagaggtgtttagcacttgttggtccagctcaccccaaaccatctggattgggttcaggtccggtgactgtggaggtcaggtctccactttttgttaagtacagaactccacatgtgttcattcatagttttgatgccttcagtgagaatctaccaacgtaaatggtcatgaagataaagaaaaatgagaagatgtccagacttttggcctatacggtataaaatatataaattgaaCGTTTTTTACTTGAAAAACACACCTGCATTCATGCAATTTCTATTTCAAGTACAAATGACAGAATACTAACATATtcatttttcttccatttatTCATATAATTGTGAATATTACTGAAAACCGATCAAGTTGTAAAAAAATTTTCCACGTCGGCCATGACACTTCAGCTTTTTTCTAACAagcagatcacacacacacacacatacacacactcactcacacacacacacatacacacactcactcacacacacacacacacacatacacacactcactcacacacatacacacactcactcacacacacacacacacacactcacacacacacacacacatacacacactcactcacacacacacacatacacgcactcactcacacacacacacacatacgcacactcactcacacacacacacacatacacacactcactcacacacacacacacacacatacacacactcacacacacacacacacacacacacacacatacacatacacacactcactcacacactcacacacacatacacacactcacacacatacacacactcactcacacacatacactcactcactcacacacatacacacactcactcacacactcactcactcacacacacacacacactcactcactcacacacacacacatacacacactcacatacacactcactcacacacaaacacacacacgcactcacctCCACCCCGCCGAGCGGCCGGTAATCCCCCCGAAAGGAGAGTATAAGTAGAGGACGCGCAGCGCTACTCCTCCTCTACTCCAGGCCCCGTCGGAAGATGTTCCCCCTGCCCATGTTCACCCCGGAGCAGGTGGCCCGCGTCTGCGAGAACCTGGAGGAGACCGGCGACATGGAGCGCCTGGCCCGGTTCCTCTGGTCCCTCCCCGCCGCGGTGCCGGGCCCGGCCGCCGAGGCCCTCGGCCGCCACGAGTCCGTCATGCGCGCCCGGGCCCTGGTGGCCTTCCACGCCGGCAACTTCGAGGCCCTCTACCAGATCCTGCAGAGCCACCGCTTCACCCACGAGTCCCACGCCAAGCTGCAGGACCTGTGGCTGGACGCCCACTACCGCGAGGCGGAGCGCCTGCGCGGCCGGCCGCTGGGACCGGTGGAGAAGTACCGCATCCGCAAGAAGTTCCCGCTGCCCCGGACCATCTGGGACGGAGAGCAGAAGACGCACTGCTTCAAGGTGAGACCTTCCACGGGCTCGTCTGCTGATATCACTCCTAAGTACGAATTTATGAGGctagatctgaccatctgaccagGCTTCACCATCATCTGCTGATATCACTCCTAAATACGAATTTATGAGGctagatctgaccatctgaccagGCTTCACCATCATCTGCTGATATCGCTCCTAAATAGGAATTTACGAGActagatctgaccatctgaccagGCTTCACCATCATCTGCTGATATCGCTCCTAAATAGGAATTTACGAGGctagatctgaccatctgaccagGCTTCACCATCATCTGCTGATATCGCTCCTAAATACGAATTTACGAGGctagatctgaccatctgaccagGCTTCAGCATCATCTGCTGATATCACTCCTAAATACGAATTTACGAGGctagatctgaccatctgaccagGCTTCACCATCATCTGCTGATATCGCTCCTAAATACGAATTTATGAGGctagatctgaccatctgaccagGCTTCACCATCATCTGCTGATATCACTCCTAAATACGAATTTATGAGGctagatctgaccatctgaccagGTTTCACCATCATCTGCTGATATCACTCCTAAATACGAATTTGCAAGGctagatctgaccatctgaccagGCTTCAGTATCATCTGCTGATACCACTCCTAAATACGAATTTATGAGGCTATatctgaccatctgaccagGTTTCACCATCATCTGCTGATATCACTCCTAAATACGAATTTATGTGGCTATatctgaccatctgaccagGTTTCACCATCATCTGCTGATATCACTCCTAAATACGAATTTGCAAGGctagatctgaccatctgaccagGCTTCAGTATCATCTGCTGATACCACTCCTAAATACGAATTTATGAGGctagatctgaccatctgaccagGCTTCACCATCATCTGCTGATATCACTCCTAAATACGAATTTATGAGGctagatctgaccatctgaccagGCTTCACCATCATCTGCTGATATCACTCCTAAATACGAATTTATGAGGctagatctgaccatctgaccagGCTTCACCATCATCTGCTGATATCACTCCTAAATACGAATTTACGAGActagatctgaccatctgaccagGCTTCACCATCATCTGCTGATATCACTCCTAAATACGAATTTACGAGGctagatctgaccatctgaccagGCTTCACCATCATCTGCTGATATCACTCCTAAATACGAATTTACGAGGctagatctgaccatctgaccagGCTTCACCATCATCTGCTGATATCACTCCTAAATACGAATTTACGAGGctagatctgaccatctgaccagGCTTCACCATCATCTGCTGATATCACTCCTAAATAGGAATTTATGAGGctagatctg includes the following:
- the six7 gene encoding SIX homeobox 7 gives rise to the protein MFPLPMFTPEQVARVCENLEETGDMERLARFLWSLPAAVPGPAAEALGRHESVMRARALVAFHAGNFEALYQILQSHRFTHESHAKLQDLWLDAHYREAERLRGRPLGPVEKYRIRKKFPLPRTIWDGEQKTHCFKERTRSLLREWYLQDPYPNPSRKRHLAQATGLTPTQVGNWFKNRRQRDRAASAKNRLQQDPSLLPSGSSPECSSQDHAPHLPASSPRHPGSDCSSGTGHRGTGASTPDISVSSDSEFEP